Proteins from one Pontibacter korlensis genomic window:
- a CDS encoding IS982 family transposase, whose protein sequence is MNDFTITIYCFVDDYLQIAGKKAATKRKASDAEIITTALVSARYFGGNLSAASGYMQQHQKCRMPHKSNFNRMLHRLGETIAAIFLALGDCLKQLNTTGEYVIDSFPVAVCRNIRINRCRLLEGEAYRGYNVSKREYFYGFKVEVIATAGGLPVSYFIVAGSVHDGRALQAMHLDLPPESSLYGDSAYTNYEVEDLLAECEQVSLLTQRKSNSKRKDSPAMDYIKAVMRKRIETTFSEIEAAFPRTIHAVTPQGFLLKIVLFLFAYTINKCI, encoded by the coding sequence ATGAATGACTTCACTATTACAATTTACTGTTTTGTTGATGATTACCTGCAAATAGCGGGCAAAAAAGCGGCGACCAAGCGCAAGGCCAGCGATGCGGAGATAATCACAACGGCCCTGGTGTCGGCCCGCTACTTTGGCGGCAACCTGTCTGCGGCCAGCGGCTACATGCAGCAGCACCAGAAGTGCCGGATGCCGCACAAGAGCAACTTTAACCGGATGCTGCACCGACTGGGCGAAACGATCGCGGCCATCTTCCTGGCCCTGGGAGACTGCCTCAAGCAGCTCAACACCACTGGCGAGTATGTGATAGACAGCTTCCCGGTGGCCGTGTGCCGCAATATTCGCATTAACCGGTGCAGACTGCTGGAGGGTGAGGCCTACAGGGGCTACAATGTCTCTAAAAGGGAGTATTTCTACGGCTTCAAGGTGGAGGTCATCGCAACTGCCGGGGGCCTGCCGGTGAGTTACTTTATCGTGGCGGGAAGCGTGCACGATGGCAGAGCCCTGCAGGCCATGCACCTGGACCTGCCGCCGGAAAGCAGCCTGTACGGGGACAGCGCCTACACCAATTATGAGGTGGAGGACCTGCTGGCCGAATGCGAGCAGGTCAGCCTGCTTACTCAGCGGAAAAGCAACAGCAAGCGGAAAGACAGCCCGGCGATGGACTATATAAAAGCGGTGATGAGGAAGAGAATAGAGACAACTTTCAGTGAGATAGAGGCGGCCTTTCCCCGAACGATCCACGCCGTGACTCCGCAAGGATTTCTGCTAAAGATTGTCCTATTCCTCTTTGCTTACACCATCAATAAATGTATTTAA
- a CDS encoding helix-turn-helix domain-containing protein — MKGKDKQREVSSWADIKNRVYGVKGTERRDNLDREFESFKIGLELKKAREARHLTQQELGEIIDKKRTYISRVENDGSNLTLKTLFDIVEKGLGGKVKISIEL; from the coding sequence ATGAAGGGAAAAGATAAACAAAGAGAAGTTAGTTCTTGGGCAGACATCAAGAACAGAGTTTACGGAGTGAAGGGAACAGAGAGACGGGATAATCTTGACAGGGAGTTTGAGTCGTTTAAAATTGGACTTGAGTTGAAAAAAGCCCGGGAAGCTCGGCATCTTACCCAGCAGGAATTAGGGGAAATCATTGACAAGAAAAGAACCTACATATCCAGAGTTGAAAACGATGGGAGTAACCTTACGCTCAAAACCTTATTCGATATTGTTGAAAAAGGATTGGGCGGAAAAGTAAAAATCTCGATTGAGCTCTAA
- a CDS encoding type II toxin-antitoxin system RelE/ParE family toxin — translation MEKIREIIAYKNYFEDFLKEQPTKVQDKIFKILEAIETLERVPQNYLKHLAGTDGLYEARVQLASNIWQVFCFFDEGKLVILLNGFQKKTQKTPKKEIEKALQLMAEYYEGKR, via the coding sequence ATGGAGAAAATAAGGGAAATCATTGCTTACAAAAATTACTTTGAAGATTTCTTAAAGGAGCAACCAACAAAGGTGCAGGATAAGATATTCAAAATTTTGGAAGCGATAGAAACGCTTGAGCGGGTGCCTCAAAATTACCTAAAGCACTTGGCAGGCACAGACGGACTATATGAAGCACGCGTACAACTTGCTTCCAACATTTGGCAGGTGTTCTGTTTTTTCGACGAAGGCAAGCTGGTCATCTTACTTAACGGCTTTCAGAAGAAAACGCAGAAAACACCAAAGAAAGAAATTGAAAAGGCACTACAACTAATGGCTGAATATTATGAAGGGAAAAGATAA